CTGCCCCTGATTTCACCATGTTCACCACTGCCGATATGGACAAGCTCCAGTCGAAGGTTTCACTCTCGGACTATCGCGGCAAATGGCTGGTACTGTTCTTCTACCCGCTGGACTTCACCTTTGTGTGCCCTACCGAAATCACCGCGCTCTCCGACCGTTACGAAGAGTTCGTGGCGCTGGGGGCGGATGTGCTGGGGGTGTCCGTCGACTCCGTTTATTCGCATCGGGCGTGGATTAACACCCCGCGCGAGAAGAACGGCATCGCCGGCTTGAAGTTTCCGCTGGCTTCGGACATCACGAAGCAGGTCTCGCGTGACTACGGCGTGCTTGTCGAAGAAGAAGGGGTTTCGCTCCGCGGACTGTTTATCATTGACCCTGACGGCATCCTGCAGTACGCGGTCATCCACAACATGAACGTCGGGCGCAGTGTCGACGAGACCTTGCGGGTGCTGGAGGCATTGCAGACCGGCGGTCTTTGCCCCGCGGATTGGAAGCCCGGGCAGAAGACCCTGACACCCGGAGGCTAGGCCATGCCGCTGCGCATCGGCACGCCAATGCCTGACCTGAAGGGCGTCACCGGCTGGCTGAACGGAGAACCCGACTGGGAGGCTCTGCAGGGTAATCCTGTGCTCGTGCATTTCTGGTCGGTGAGCTGCCATCTCTGCCACGAGAACATGCCGAAGGTCAACCAGTGGCGCGACCTTTACGCACCCGTCGGGCTGAAGGTCATCGCCATCCACATGCCCCGTGCAGAATGGGAGACGGATGTGGAGACCGTTCGGCAAAAGGCTTTGGAGCTGGGTATCGCCCAGCCCTGCGGCATCGACAACCTGCACCGGGTAGCAGAGGCATTTGAAAACCAGTGGGTACCCGCCTACTATCTGTTCGACCGGGACGGCAATCTGCGCGGGCGAACCGCAGGCTACGCCGGTTTGACGATGCTGGAAAATGCGCTGAAACGTCTTTTCGAGACCCAGTGACCGGCAGGGGGCTGCAATGTCCCCTGCTTCTTTGTGTTATAATTCCCTCTGGAGAGCCATGAACCCCAAACAGGTGTCCATATACGTGCATATACCCTTCTGCGCCCGGCGGTGCCCTTACTGCGATTTCAACACCTATGCCTGGCGCGGTGGCATTGTGCGCGACACCCTGCAGGCGATATGCTCTCACATTGAAAGCACCCATGCAGGGGATGTCGTGGTACCAACTATCTTTTTCGGCGGGGGCACGCCCTCTTTTCCCGAACCCGAAGGCATTATCCGTATTCTGGACACGATCCGCTCGCGGTTCAACGTACTACCCGATGCGGAAATCAGCCTTGAAGCGAACCCCGGGACGACCGACCGTGCCCGCTATGCCGTGCTGCGGCAGGCAGGGTTCAATCGGCTCAGCCTGGGCGTGCAGGCGTTTGACGACCAGCTGCTGCGCACGCTTGGGCGCATCCATACCGCCGGCGAGGCGATAGGCTCCTTTGAATCTGCCCGACAGGCGGGTTTTGAGAACATCAACATCGACCTGATGTTCGCCCTGCCCGGTCAGACCATGCAGCAGTGGCAACGCACCCTGCGCATGGCAATCAGTCTCCAGCCGCAACACATCTCCTGCTATTCACTGACCATCGAGCCGAATACGCCCTTCTATACCCTGCACCGACGCGGAAGGCTCAACCTGCCCGACGAGGAAACCGACCTGCGCATGTACCTGTACGCCATCCGCGCCCTGACCCGCGCAGGCTACGAACACTACGAAATCTCCAACTTCGCCAGACCGGGCTACCGCTGCAGGCACAATATCGTGTACTGGCTGAACGAGGAATATCTCGGTTTTGGTCCAGGTGCGGTGTCGTACCGGCAGGGCGTGCGCTGGAAATGTCTGAGCAACCCGCGCCGCTACTTACAGGCGGTACGGGAGGGGCTGCCACTGGTGGAGGAGGAGGAACGTCTGGACGCCAGTGCCTCTCTGGGCGAGACCATCATGCTGATGCTTCGCCTGCGTGACGGGGTAGACGTCAGAGTAGTGGAAGAACGATATGGTGTGGACCTGGCGCAGCGCTACGCACACCAGATAAAGCGACTACGGCGACTGCGTCTGCTGGAGGTCACCCCCGAACGCTGGCGTATTACTCCCAAAGGATTGGCAATAGCGAACACTATCTGTGCGGAGTTTCTGTGATGAGCGCAGAGTGCGTTCGATTACAGGAAGGACACGCTCACTTCGAGGTGCCTCCGGACCTCTTCTTCAACCCCCGTGCTCGCCTAGCCCGGGATTTCGGCGTGCTTGCGCTGCGTGCGGAGGCAGACCTGCAGGAACGACGTCTGCATGTCGTGGACCTCATGGCGGGCGTCGGCACGCGAGGCATCCGCTATGCGCTGGAGGCACCGGTAGAACGCATTGTGCTAAACGACGGAAACCCCGCAGCGGTGGAGGCGATACGCCAGAACCTGAGTCTGAATGCCATCCCCGCCGACGTGCACGTAGAGGTCACGTGCGAACAGGTTCATCGGCTGTGCTACGCCATGCGTCTGCGGGATGAGCGATGGGACTGGGTGGACCTGGACGCTTTCGGCAGTCCTTCCGTCTACTGGCACGCGGCGTCGCTGGTACCTCGCTGGGACGGCGTGCTGTATCTGACTGCAACAGACATGGCGGCGTTGTGCGGCAAGTTACGCGAGCCGGCCGTTCGCCACTACGGGGCGGTGACGCGCCCATGGGAGTGCGCCGATGAAATCGGGGCGCGCGTGCTTATCGGTGCGCTTCAGCAAAGCGCGGGCGAACGCGGGCTATATTACGACCCGCTGTTTGTGCTGGATGAGGGCTACGCGATGCGCATTGCCGTGCGGTTGCGTTACGGTTCCTCGCAATTCCCTATCCAGCACATTGGCTGGCTGGCGAAGTGCATGAACTGCTTCAGTCAGACTACCCTGCCCCTTCACGTCACGGTAGGCAGATGCCGTGTGTGTGATAGCGAAGACGTGCAATGGGCGGGACCGCTGTGGACAGGGACACTCTACGACCGCGAGTTCCTGCATCTGATGAGCGTGGAAGCACGCAAAGCAGGGCATCAGGCAGTCCTGCGCTTGCTGAGGCTGATGGCTGACGAAGCCGACTCGCCGGCGGGTTATTATGCTGCACCGGAGCTGGGCAAGCGCACTCGTCTCGGTCACCTGCCGCCGGTGGACGCGCTCGTGCAGAGGCTGCGCCAGGAGGGCTACGTGGCGTCGCGCACGCATTTTGAAACAGCAGGTTTCAAGACCAGCGCTCCCTACCCCGCGATTCAGCGCATCGCACAGCAGCTGCAATAGCAAAACTACCCTGAATCACGGGTTTTGGCTGGCGATATTGACAAAAGCGCAGTATCCATTTATGATGTACCTGATAGAGTTTTCAGGAGGTGGTCATCCATGCCTGGTGGCAGGCTTTATCAATCTGTTTTACTGTTACTC
The Bacillota bacterium genome window above contains:
- a CDS encoding redoxin domain-containing protein codes for the protein MRIGTPMPDLKGVTGWLNGEPDWEALQGNPVLVHFWSVSCHLCHENMPKVNQWRDLYAPVGLKVIAIHMPRAEWETDVETVRQKALELGIAQPCGIDNLHRVAEAFENQWVPAYYLFDRDGNLRGRTAGYAGLTMLENALKRLFETQ
- the hemW gene encoding radical SAM family heme chaperone HemW yields the protein MNPKQVSIYVHIPFCARRCPYCDFNTYAWRGGIVRDTLQAICSHIESTHAGDVVVPTIFFGGGTPSFPEPEGIIRILDTIRSRFNVLPDAEISLEANPGTTDRARYAVLRQAGFNRLSLGVQAFDDQLLRTLGRIHTAGEAIGSFESARQAGFENINIDLMFALPGQTMQQWQRTLRMAISLQPQHISCYSLTIEPNTPFYTLHRRGRLNLPDEETDLRMYLYAIRALTRAGYEHYEISNFARPGYRCRHNIVYWLNEEYLGFGPGAVSYRQGVRWKCLSNPRRYLQAVREGLPLVEEEERLDASASLGETIMLMLRLRDGVDVRVVEERYGVDLAQRYAHQIKRLRRLRLLEVTPERWRITPKGLAIANTICAEFL
- a CDS encoding peroxiredoxin — encoded protein: MQQQETVYCCKAKVGKPAPDFTMFTTADMDKLQSKVSLSDYRGKWLVLFFYPLDFTFVCPTEITALSDRYEEFVALGADVLGVSVDSVYSHRAWINTPREKNGIAGLKFPLASDITKQVSRDYGVLVEEEGVSLRGLFIIDPDGILQYAVIHNMNVGRSVDETLRVLEALQTGGLCPADWKPGQKTLTPGG
- a CDS encoding methyltransferase; amino-acid sequence: MSAECVRLQEGHAHFEVPPDLFFNPRARLARDFGVLALRAEADLQERRLHVVDLMAGVGTRGIRYALEAPVERIVLNDGNPAAVEAIRQNLSLNAIPADVHVEVTCEQVHRLCYAMRLRDERWDWVDLDAFGSPSVYWHAASLVPRWDGVLYLTATDMAALCGKLREPAVRHYGAVTRPWECADEIGARVLIGALQQSAGERGLYYDPLFVLDEGYAMRIAVRLRYGSSQFPIQHIGWLAKCMNCFSQTTLPLHVTVGRCRVCDSEDVQWAGPLWTGTLYDREFLHLMSVEARKAGHQAVLRLLRLMADEADSPAGYYAAPELGKRTRLGHLPPVDALVQRLRQEGYVASRTHFETAGFKTSAPYPAIQRIAQQLQ